One segment of Dehalococcoidia bacterium DNA contains the following:
- a CDS encoding enoyl-CoA hydratase-related protein: MVYRNIILKKEEHIATITMNRPDKMNALDTRMLQEMVAAIAEIASNDDVRVVVLTGAGRVFCSGADISEGGKASGLSGTPVEMHHNVRNSYQKVALGLQRLDKPTIAMVNGAAVGAGCDFAFACDMRVGSEKSRFRNGFVRVGLIPGGGGTWLYTRLMGLGRGLEFLFTGDFLEAEEAKRIGVLNRLVSADDLERETMDLAGKIAQNPPLAVQMSKVLAYKALDTDLEAALEMAAAYQALALSSEDYREGVAAFIEKREAQFKGK; this comes from the coding sequence ATGGTTTACCGGAACATTATCCTGAAAAAAGAGGAGCATATTGCTACCATCACCATGAACCGTCCTGATAAAATGAATGCCCTAGACACCCGGATGCTGCAGGAGATGGTGGCAGCGATAGCTGAAATAGCCAGCAATGACGATGTGAGGGTGGTGGTCCTTACCGGCGCCGGTAGGGTCTTCTGCTCAGGCGCTGATATTAGCGAAGGCGGTAAGGCTAGCGGGCTAAGCGGGACCCCGGTGGAGATGCATCATAACGTGCGGAACAGCTACCAGAAGGTGGCCCTCGGGCTTCAAAGGTTGGACAAACCGACCATCGCCATGGTTAACGGCGCTGCTGTGGGCGCTGGCTGCGATTTTGCCTTTGCCTGCGACATGAGGGTGGGCTCGGAGAAATCCAGGTTCAGGAACGGTTTCGTCAGGGTCGGGCTCATCCCCGGCGGTGGTGGCACATGGCTCTACACCCGCCTTATGGGGCTGGGCAGGGGGCTTGAGTTTCTGTTCACCGGCGATTTCCTTGAGGCGGAAGAGGCCAAACGAATCGGGGTGCTGAACCGCCTTGTATCTGCCGATGACCTGGAGCGGGAGACCATGGACCTGGCAGGAAAGATAGCCCAAAACCCACCACTGGCTGTCCAGATGTCCAAGGTGCTGGCCTACAAGGCACTTGATACCGACCTGGAGGCGGCGCTGGAGATGGCAGCAGCCTACCAGGCGCTGGCGCTGAGCTCGGAGGACTACCGCGAGGGCGTAGCCGCCTTTATCGAGAAAAGGGAAGCACAGTTCAAGGGCAAATGA
- the rnc gene encoding ribonuclease III — protein MAESAEFMELQDTLGFTFRYPALLKQALVHRSYLHENTDFALPSNERLEFLGDSLLGFVIAEKLYEDFPHLSEGGMTKLRAALVRGETLARLARSLGLGNYLYLGRGEEASGGRAKQSILAGAFEAVVGAILIDQGFAACRDFMLHLFDDEIGRAVKHRLFYDYKSQLQEIAQARHGEAPIYRTIKAVGPDHAKEFTVEVSIVGSVIARGRGKSKRQAETEAARAALETMAQEQ, from the coding sequence TTGGCTGAATCTGCCGAATTCATGGAATTACAGGATACGCTCGGCTTCACCTTCAGGTATCCCGCTCTGCTCAAGCAAGCCCTGGTTCACCGCTCCTATCTGCATGAAAACACCGACTTCGCCCTGCCCTCTAATGAGCGGCTGGAGTTCCTGGGAGATTCCCTGCTGGGATTTGTCATCGCCGAGAAGCTTTATGAAGATTTTCCCCACCTATCTGAGGGAGGGATGACCAAGCTCCGGGCAGCGCTGGTGCGCGGGGAAACCCTGGCACGGTTAGCCAGATCCCTGGGGCTTGGCAACTACCTTTATCTGGGGCGTGGCGAGGAGGCCAGCGGGGGACGCGCCAAGCAGTCTATACTAGCAGGAGCCTTCGAAGCGGTGGTCGGAGCTATCTTGATCGATCAGGGCTTTGCCGCATGTCGGGACTTTATGCTCCATCTCTTCGACGACGAGATAGGTAGAGCTGTCAAACACAGGCTTTTTTATGACTATAAGTCTCAGCTTCAGGAGATCGCACAGGCAAGGCATGGTGAGGCCCCAATTTATCGAACCATTAAGGCGGTAGGCCCGGACCATGCCAAGGAGTTCACCGTTGAGGTTTCCATTGTCGGCAGTGTAATCGCCAGGGGTCGTGGTAAGAGCAAGCGACAGGCGGAGACGGAGGCAGCGCGGGCGGCGCTCGAGACCATGGCGCAGGAGCAATAA